GTGCCCGGAGGTCCGTACAGGATGACCGAGGCCGCACCTGAGCCATCGACAAGGCGACGCAACGGCGAACCCTGTTTGAGCAGGTGCCCCTGCCCCACCACTTCATCGAGCGTGGCGGGACGCATCCGGACAGCCAGGGGCGCGTTGGGCGGCACCCCGGCATCCGCCGGGGCCGACTCGAAAGCGCCCCCGGGCACGTCGAACAGGCTGTCTGACACGTCTCAGGCTTACCACGTCGGGCCGACGGGTTCAGCCCGCCGGTTGGGTCACGAAATCGATCAGCTCCTCAACACGGCCGATCAGGGCCGGCTCCAGGTCGGTCCAGGTGCGCACCTTGCCGCGGATCCGCCGCCATGCCTCGGCGATCTCGGTCTGGCTGCCGTGCGGCCAGCCAAGCGCCTGGCAGATGCCGTGTTTCCACTCGATGTCCCGCGGCACGCTGGGCCAGGCATGCAGACCGATCCGCGCGGGCTTGACCGCCTGCCAGATGTCGACGAACGGATGCCCCACCACCAGGGTGTGCTCGCCATAGGGACCCTTTTGCACCGTTTCGGCGATACGTGACTCCTTCGACCCCTTCACGAGGTGGTCGACCAGAACGCCGAGTCGACGGCCCGGCCCCGGCTGGAATTCCTTCACGATGGCGGCCAAGTCATCCACCCCGCCGAGGTATTCGACGACCACACCTTCAACGCGCAAGTCATGACCCCACACCTGTTCGACGAGCTCGGCGTCGTGACGACCCTCGACGTAGATCCGGCTGGCCAACGCCGTGCGCGCCTTGAGCCCGTGAACCGCAACCGATCCCGACGCGCTCCGGGTCGCCTTGGTGGGAGTGTGCCGCAACGGCTCCTTGAGAATCACCGGCTTACCGTCGATGAGATATCCGGGACCTACCGGGAAGCCGCGAACACGCCCGTGCCGGTCCTCCAAGTCCATCCGGCCGTACTCGATGCGCACCACCGCCCCCACAAAACCCGTCTGTGCATCCTCCACGACCAAGCCCTTTATCGCCGCGACCTCGGTGGATTGCGGACGCCGCGGAGCGTGCGGGTTGTTGGACAAGATGTCGGTGCCATAGCGATCAGCCACCCGGCGATCGTAGAAACGCGTCGAGATCCCAGTGCGTTACGACTCGCCCGCGTGATTAGACCGTGACCAGGACCGGCGGGCGCAGGGCGGAGAGCACCAGCAAGTCGTGCGGCGTACACCGTTTAAAGGCAACTTTCGGTGGACATTCTTCATTTGCTGATTCATAGTGCACGAGATGGCTGCGCGTTGGTTTTGGGATCACTGCCAAGCGGTGGAGCTTCTGGTCCTTGCCTTCGCCGCACCAGCTGTTCTGTACCGCGGGTGGCGATGGTGGACAGGTAGACCATCGCTTGCGTTAGCGGCAAGTGCGATTTTTGCAGTGTCCATATGGCCGTGGGCGCTGTGCGATATCGAACCAATATGGGCGGCGTTATCGCCGCAAGCACAGGCCTTTCACGCCGCGGGAGGGATCGGTGTCGTGGCGTCGGCGAGCGCCTGGGTGCTTGTGGTTGAGGCATGCGGTCAGGCCGATCGCCCGATCCGTCGGAAGAAGATCCAGAGACTCGTTGCGGGAGCGACGATTACGTTCGTAGCCGTTGCAGCGTTGACCGTTTCGACGGTATCAACACCGGGAGGGAGTGACTTCTTCACCTACCTGACTGAGCCACGCCGCGACTCACTCAGCCTTTTAGCAGCCACCCTTATCGGCCACAGCTTTGCCGCGGCCGTGTTAGCCCATCTCGCCCTGCTCGCGATGCGACGGATGGACCACACGCCGGCCGGCCAAGGCCTGGGCTTGCTTGGAGCGGCCGGCGGTGCGGTCGCGATTGCGGTCGTAACTCGCGGAATCTGCGCCGAGCTTTTCCAGTGGAATGGATATTCACCTCCGACATGGTGTGGGCTAACCGTGCAGACGAGCGCCATCACGGCAGGTGCGGTACTTGCCATTTCGGCCTTGACGTGGCCCCCCGCAGCGCTACGCCGCCAGGTGCGCCACACGCTGCGCCGACTTCAGCCCTTACGCGATGCATTGATCGAACTGTTCCCCGGGCTGGCTCCGCCCCGGCAGTTCCGGGTAGGCCTGACGGCGGTGCCACCGGAATGGATTGGCCAAATTCAGGATGGACTAAGCCTGCTCGCGCAGTACCGCGATCTGCCACGTGAAGCTTCTTCACCACCTGAAAATCGCACGAAACATATTCAGGCAGTTATTGATTGGATCCATGGACAATCGCCATTAGGCATGAGCACCGTATGGCTTCACGCGCCACCACAGCTGACGAACACCGAGTGGATCCAGGTCCTCGCCGATGCATTTATGCCGCGGCGCCCAGTTCAATAGCCAAGCGCCAGAACCATTCAGCAGAATATGTCGTCAATGCGACGCCGAGACGAGGGCTCCCCGGCCGCACCTGCTCGTTCCAGACGCCGTAAAACCAGACCCGCGAAACGTTCGGCATCGATTTCCTCATCGGGCCACGCGCGGGTTTCGTCACACGATCGCTGCAGCATGAAGGCCACCAGATCTATCGAGGCAGCCTCCATGTGCGCTGTCGCGTACTCGGTGATCGCCTGCCCACGGTGACCTAGGACCATATGACCGAGTTCATGAGCAATGGTCCGCTCTCGCGACAACTCGTCTGATCGAACCTTCAGCACGTCCCGGTCCGGGAAAGATAACCACTGCCCAAAAACCCCGACCGGCAACCGCCCGTCCTCGATCGCAATTGGCCTGCCGCGCTGCAGGCCCCACGTCTCGACGAGCGTCATCAGCGAGGATGTGCCTGCCGGCGCAACAGCGAACACTCCATCGACAGCGGTTTTGATCTCTGCGTTTCTCGACCGGCGTGCAAGCACGCCAAAATGGGATATGCCTAAACCCCGCCGACTATGCATCCGCAGAAAATAACAATCCTCGACTCACCCAGCAAGACATGGCATATCCGCTACCTCCATACAGAGGCCCTGAGAACTCAGTCCTCCATGAGAGATTCGCCGCGCAGCGCCGCGATGACGTCGGTGGCGTGACCGGCGACAACAGGGTCGCCCACACGCTCAGCGGCCGCATGCAGCGCTACCCATCGCCCCAGCAGCGCGGCATGGCTGGGCGCGGGATTCCCGAAGGCCACAGTGTCGTCGTCGAGATCGACGTCGATGGTGAAGTACTCGTGCGTGGCGAGCCATACCCACATCAGTCGCGCATCCAGGACGCGCCGCGCAAGCGTCTCGTCGTCGGCCAGCCCGGGGGCGATCGACACCACATCGGAGCGCCAGGCTTCGGTCATCGCATCATCGAGCTCGGCGACTTCCTCACGCTCGGCGGCACCGAGAAACTCCGGGTAGACGGTGAGCGCGTGGGCGATGTCCAGCACGATGTCGCGGAATCCGCCCCATTCGTAGTCAAGAATCCGGACACCATGTTCGGTGACGAGGATATTGTCGGGGGCGACCTCGGAGGGGCTGAAGGCGCGAACGCCGCCCTTTCCGAAAAGCTCAGCTGTTTGCTGTAAACGAGAAATCAGTGCAGGCGGAACTTCGAGAGCGTACTCGCTTCTCAGGATCTGCTGCAGTGGGTCAATGGTCTCCGCCCCACCGATGCGCTGCTGCGACGGGTCGACATCGGTCTTCTTCACATCGATGCGCCTGAGCAGCGCAGCAAAGTCACCTTCACGCCCCACGGTGGCTACGTGCATCCGCCCCAGGGCTTGCGCCCACGCCATCAGCGCATGGTTGATCGCGGCACGATTACGCTCTGCCAACAGCTCTGACATGGTCGGCGCGGAACCCAGATCGGTAAGCACTATGAGTCGTTCGGCAATCGAGTAGGCAACCAGCTCGGGGCCGGGCCGATGCTTGGCCGTCAAGGAGTTTGCGAACTGATACGACACAACCTCGCGGAGCACGGCAGCCTCGGATCCGCCTTCGGGGACCTGCTTGATCACCATCGACTTGGGCAACGCAAAAGGGTTCTGCACCGCGCGGACCCGAAGGACGATCGCAGGCCCGCTGCCACCGAGATCCTCGGGTTCAGCCAACGTGACGGTTGCCCCCGCGCGCTTGGAGAGCAACTCCTCGGCTGTGGCGATAACCTGCGCGACGGGGTCTGCCAATAGTGTCGTCATTACCGCCTCACCTTACCTCGTCTTTATAAGACTGTGGGGCGGCACACATTCCTCCCGGTATTCACCTCCACGCATTTGCCGGGCACCTACCAGCGCAGATCTGCCCACCCCTGGCGGGTAGTTAGGCGGCAGCATCCCCCGCCGCCACGACAATCTCGTGGATCAGCCGCATCTTCTCCAGCACCGGACCGGGCAGCACGAAGGGGTACAGGTCATCGCGCCCCATGGAGCGGTTGACCATATTGAGCGACCACGCCAGCGGCAGCCACATCTCGATGATGGTGTCGAATCCGCTGGGACCTAGAACCCGGCGATCGAAGGTGCCGCCCGCCGGCGCCAGCGCGAAGGAAGCTGCGGTGTCCAACGTGTCGCGGATATGCAGATAGTGCGCGAAGGTCTCCGCCCAGTCCTCGGCGGGATGCATGGTGGCATAGGAGGAGACAAAATTGGCCTCCCACCCCTCGGGCACGCCCTGCTGATAGTGGCGATCCAATGCGGCCTGGTAGTCGGCATCCGCATCACCGAACAGTGCACGGAATCTCTGGACATAGTCCGCAGAAACCCCGACGAGCCGGTAGTAGAAGTAATGCCCGATCTCGTGACGGAAATGTCCGAGCAGGGTGCGATACGGCTCGTCCATGGAGATGCGAAGCTGCTCGCGATGCACGTCATCACCCTCGGCGAGATCCAGGGTGATCACCCCGTTGTGATGTCCCGTCATCACCGGTTCCTGCTCGCTGGAGAGCAGATCGAAGGCCAGCCCGAACTCGGTATCGACATCACGCCCCGTCACCGGTAGCCGCAGCTCCGCGAGTTCGGCGATGAGCCGGCGCTTGGCCTTCTCCGCCTCCGCGAACGCAGGCAGGGCTGTGCTGTCAGAGTCGTTGGGCCGGGTGCGTGTGAGCTCACAGGATGCGCATAACGTGCCCGACGCCGTGCCGTACACCAGCCAATTGCATTCGGCCACATGAAGGTTCGCACACAGGCGGTGATCATCGGAGTCGACGAACCCGGGTCCGTCGTCGTTGGCGATCACCAACAGCGCCTTGTCCTGAAGCGAAAACCCGACGTGACTGCCACAGGACAGGCACACCGAATTTTCGAATGCCAGATGCTGACCACACTGCGGGCAGATGAAGTCACGCATGCGCTGGGCTCTCCTCACACGGTGCGACGTCCACCGACACTTTGATCGTGCTGCTTTCGGAGTCGGTGTAGATGATGCCGCGCAGCGGCGGTACATCGGCGTAATCGCGACCCCACGCGACGGTGACGTACCGCTCGTCGGCGACGGTGTCATTCGTCGGGTCGAACGCGACCCATCCGTCGGGTGGAACCCACACCGCCGCCCAGGCATGGGTGGCGTCGGCACCGACGAGGCGGGGCTGCCCCGGCGGCGGATTCGTCGCCAGATAGCCGGAGACGTAACGTGCCGCGAGTCCCTGGGTGCGCAGCGCCGTGACCGCCATGCGCGCGAAATCCTGACAGACGCCTTCCCCCGCGGCCAGCACCTCGCTGACCTTCGTGGAAATGGTGGTCGATCCCGACCGGTACTGGAAATCGCGATAGATCCGGCCCATCAGATCCACGACAGCCTCCCCGAGCGGACGTCCTGCTGTGAAACTCACTGCGGCGTAGGCCTCTACGTCGTCGGTAATCTCCGGAGGCACTAAATCCAGCACGAACTCGGTGGCCAGCGCTCCCGCCCCCGACGATTCCGCATAGGCCGGACGGGCCAGCTCCCATGCCTGCTCCCACCCCGCGCCGGGTGGTGACGGGGCACTGACGTCGACGATGGAGCGGGCAGTCACGCTCAGCTCGCGGTGTGGCGTGGTGACGTGGAAGTACGAACTGAGGTTCCCGTAGAGGTCTCTACCGGTGGAACTGTCCGAGGGTTCCGGCTCGACGATCAGCTCGTTTGATTCGCAACGTTGCCAATCGGTGTCACGTGGCGTGAGATAGCCACGGCCATAGGAGCTTGTGACGTCGTCGGAGTATTGGTACAGGGTGCGGTGCGTCACCTGATACCGGGTGACCGCTGAGCCGCTTGGGCCAAGACCGTCGGTCACGGCAACCTCCGCGTCGTGTCGGGTCCCCACAGTGGCTGCATTCCGGTCGGCATGGACAAGTGTGTCCTCGTGACCACGGTGGACAACTCGCGCAATGCCTGATGCACGTTGTCGAGAGTTTCAGCAAGCGTATCGCGCTGCCCATCCTCACCGGCGGCATCCAGATCGGACGGATCAATCCGCCGCAACTGCGTCACCAGATCCTCCACCAGCCGCTCGGGACGCGAGGTCCCCGAGGCGCTCGGCAGTGACTTGAGGTCGGTGCGCAGCGATTCCACCTGATACAGAAGCGATCTCGGGTTCACAGCATCGAACAGCAGCAGGTCGGCCACCGCCTCCAGGCTGATCTTGCCGCGGGTGCGGCGGCGGTACATCACCGAGGACTCGCAAGCCACCAGCGTGGATTCAGTGACCGACTGCTCGGCCGCGCGGCCGCGGACCGCCGTCAGCGTGGAACGCAACAGCGCCGTCAGGCCGAGGCCACGCTCGATGCGCTTGCCGATATCCATGATCGTCCAGCCGATGTCGTGAACTGTCGACTCCGCCGCCAGGCCTGATAGCGCGAGAAGCCCTGCCAATACTTGCGTTTGGGTGGCGGCGAGCACTGTGTCATCGGCGCGAGTGGAGTTGCCTCCCGAACGCGTGCTGTCGTCGTACTCCGCCGCCGCCGCGGCGATGGCCCGGTCCATGCCACCGAGCACCATCCAGGTGTCGTTGGACATCTGGTCGCGAACCGCGCGGGCGGCCAGGCCGAGGCGCTCCACCGATTGGGCCAGGGAACCGACCCGCTCCTTGTCCACCGTCAGCGACCACACTTGAGTTCCCAGATCTTCGGATCCGGTGTCGGTGCCGGTGATATCGCCGAGCGCCTTCAGCAGCACCGGGACGCATTCACTGGCCTCCATGAACTGCCGATACCGATACTCGTGGAACCGTTCCCGGGTAACAGACAACAGCCGAACGAGATTCTCGGCGCGCTCTCCGTATCGCCCGAGCCAGAACAGATCGGACAACACGCGCGGCGAGCTGACCGCGTCGGCGCCCGCCAATCGCCCGGCGGGCAGATCCAGCGGCGCGACGGTCAGTGCCCGCTCGGTCTGATCGCGATCCGGCTGCTGGACCCAGATATCTTTGGCGGCAAGGCTGTTGAGTGTCGATCCCGAGTACCCGGAAGCAGCGACATAACCGAGACCACCGATCATCGGCGCATACCCGCCGCGCTGCGCGACGGTGAACAGCCGCATGCCGATCGGTGCCGCGGTCAGGGCGCCCGGCCGCAGATAGGTGGGGGCCACCGACAGTTCGGGAAGTTCCTGACCAACCCAGCGCCAGGGTGCCGCCTCGATACGTGCCCGCAATGTCTCCAGTGTCTCCGAGGACTGCAACGGTCCGGTATACACCTCGTCCGCCACTGTCGATTTGACCAACAGCGTGCCCAGGTTGGCGAGCAGGTGCGAACGCTCCGCATCGATGCCGCCCCACCAGGTCTGGACGCCCGGCAACGCGAGCGGCTCCTCGAGCAGGCGATACGACAGCTCCGGCAGGAAACGGGCCAGGCCCGGATTTTCCAGGATCCCGCTGCCCAACGAGTTGACGACGGTGACCGCACCCCGGCGCAGCACCTCGACCAGGCCAACAACCCCCAGACGCGAGTCTGCCCGCAAGTCCAGCGGATCGGAGTAGCCGGCGTCGACGCGGCGTAGCACCACATCCACTCGGCGCAGGGTGCCCAGCGATCTCATCCAGAGTTTGCCGTCACGTACCACCAGATCCGCGGACTCGACCAGTGGAAATCCCAGTACCGACGCGAGGTAGGCCTGGTCGAATGATGTCTCGGAGTGGATGCCTGGGCTGAGCACGACCACCGTCGGATCCTCGACCGATTCGGGGGCGACATCGATGAGCGCCAGGCGCAGCGCTTGCGCGAACGATGAGGTCGGCCTTGGCGCGACCTTCTCGTAGAGATCGGGAGCGGCGTGCGCGACCACGCGGCGATCCGCCATCGCATACCCGGCACCCGAGGGCGCCTGTGTCCAGTCGGCGTTCACCCGGAAGTCGCCAACGCTCGTGCGGCCGATATCGCATCCGAGCAGAAAGAGCTGATGCCTACCGGGCAGGGCCATGCCGTGGGCGGCCCGCACATAACCGGGATGGGCAAAGAGCAGCTGCGGTGGCAACGCGCCGGATCTGATCAGTTCCTGAGGCCCGTACAGGTCGCTGAGAACGGCGTCCAGCAGCGTGGCCCGCTGGGTGAGACCAACCTCCAGCACGCTCCAGTCAGCGGGGTCGAGTAATAACGGGAGCCCATCCAGACGCCACGGCACCGGATGGGTGGGCGCATCGGGCCCGGACGCAGATCCCGCGACGCGCCGGGGATCCATGTAGGTGATGCCGTCGCTGTCGATCAGAGTGCGGACGCGATCCAGCAGACGGTCCAAACCGGGACGGCCGCGTTGGGCGATGGCGTCGGCCAAGTCGGTCCACGCCGGGCGGACGTTCCCGTCGGGCGCCAGGAACTCGTCGTACCCAGCCTGACTGCCCCGCCGGCCGACCTCGAACAGTGCTCCCTGGGCGCGCGCGCTGCGGTACTGCGCGATCAGCGGGTTATCGGTCAACGGGTAGCCGGGTCCGGCGGGAGCCCCCGAAGCAGGTGCTGCCACCGTCGCTACCTTCCTTCCTGTTCCGCTCTCTCACCTGCGCCCCACCGTCCTCGCACGGCGTAAATCCAGGATGCCGGGCGCGACCGCATCGGTGGACATGCGGGCTTGTTTCTCGCGCAAGTCTGACAAATCGACACGACCGGTGGTGTAACCGGTGGCATCGAAACGCCGACCGCGGCGTGCTTCGGCCGCCACCGCATTGACCGGAGGATCGTCATACGCACGGCCGCCCGGGTGCGATACGTGGTACGTACAGCCGCCGCGAGACAGGGCGTTAGCGGTGTCGATGAGCTCGAATCGCAACGGGTCATCGACGGTGATGCTCGGGTGCAGAGCGCTGGGCGGCTGCCAGGCCCGATAACGGACTCCGGCCACCTGCACATCCGGGTTTGCCGTCGAGAGCAGCGGGATGGGCTGACCGTTGCAGGTGATGACGTACCGGGATCGGTCGGCGCCGATGACCCGCACCTGCACGCGTTCGATGGAGGAATCGACGTAGCGCGCGGTGCCTCCTGCGGTCGCCTCCTCCCCCAGCACCCGCCACGGTTCGATGGCCCCGCGCAGTTCGACCTCGATACCGTCGAACACCGCGGTGCCGATCCGTGGGAACCGGAACTCGGTGAAGGGATCGAGCCAGCTTGTCTCGAAAGCGATGCCGTGCGCGCGCAGATCGGCGGCAACCTGAGCGATGTCGTGAATGATGAAGTGTGGCAACAAGTAACGGCCATGAAGATTTGCACCGTGTCGTATCAGCGGCGCCCGTAGGGGTTGTTCCCAGAACTTGGCGACCAGCGCGCGCACCAACAGAGACTGGACCATCGCCATCTGGAAATGCGGAGGCATCTCGAATCCCCGCAGCTCCAACAGGCCCAGACGCCCGCGCGCACTGTCGGGGCTGTACAGCTTGTCGATGCAGAACTCCGCACGGTGGGTGTTCCCGGTGATGTCGGTGAGCAGGTGCCGCAGCGCCCTGTCCACATGCCACGGCGCGGCGTCCGCAGCACGGTCGGGGCCGGGCGATGTCGTCAATCTCTCGATCTCCGCGAAGGCGATCTCCAACTCGTACAACGCCTCTTCGCGCCCCTCGTCGAC
This genomic window from Mycobacteroides chelonae contains:
- a CDS encoding DUF3097 domain-containing protein encodes the protein MADRYGTDILSNNPHAPRRPQSTEVAAIKGLVVEDAQTGFVGAVVRIEYGRMDLEDRHGRVRGFPVGPGYLIDGKPVILKEPLRHTPTKATRSASGSVAVHGLKARTALASRIYVEGRHDAELVEQVWGHDLRVEGVVVEYLGGVDDLAAIVKEFQPGPGRRLGVLVDHLVKGSKESRIAETVQKGPYGEHTLVVGHPFVDIWQAVKPARIGLHAWPSVPRDIEWKHGICQALGWPHGSQTEIAEAWRRIRGKVRTWTDLEPALIGRVEELIDFVTQPAG
- a CDS encoding transglutaminase family protein, coding for MTDGLGPSGSAVTRYQVTHRTLYQYSDDVTSSYGRGYLTPRDTDWQRCESNELIVEPEPSDSSTGRDLYGNLSSYFHVTTPHRELSVTARSIVDVSAPSPPGAGWEQAWELARPAYAESSGAGALATEFVLDLVPPEITDDVEAYAAVSFTAGRPLGEAVVDLMGRIYRDFQYRSGSTTISTKVSEVLAAGEGVCQDFARMAVTALRTQGLAARYVSGYLATNPPPGQPRLVGADATHAWAAVWVPPDGWVAFDPTNDTVADERYVTVAWGRDYADVPPLRGIIYTDSESSTIKVSVDVAPCEESPAHA
- a CDS encoding kinase yields the protein MTTLLADPVAQVIATAEELLSKRAGATVTLAEPEDLGGSGPAIVLRVRAVQNPFALPKSMVIKQVPEGGSEAAVLREVVSYQFANSLTAKHRPGPELVAYSIAERLIVLTDLGSAPTMSELLAERNRAAINHALMAWAQALGRMHVATVGREGDFAALLRRIDVKKTDVDPSQQRIGGAETIDPLQQILRSEYALEVPPALISRLQQTAELFGKGGVRAFSPSEVAPDNILVTEHGVRILDYEWGGFRDIVLDIAHALTVYPEFLGAAEREEVAELDDAMTEAWRSDVVSIAPGLADDETLARRVLDARLMWVWLATHEYFTIDVDLDDDTVAFGNPAPSHAALLGRWVALHAAAERVGDPVVAGHATDVIAALRGESLMED
- a CDS encoding ImmA/IrrE family metallo-endopeptidase, which gives rise to MTLVETWGLQRGRPIAIEDGRLPVGVFGQWLSFPDRDVLKVRSDELSRERTIAHELGHMVLGHRGQAITEYATAHMEAASIDLVAFMLQRSCDETRAWPDEEIDAERFAGLVLRRLERAGAAGEPSSRRRIDDIFC
- a CDS encoding zinc-binding metallopeptidase family protein, with protein sequence MRDFICPQCGQHLAFENSVCLSCGSHVGFSLQDKALLVIANDDGPGFVDSDDHRLCANLHVAECNWLVYGTASGTLCASCELTRTRPNDSDSTALPAFAEAEKAKRRLIAELAELRLPVTGRDVDTEFGLAFDLLSSEQEPVMTGHHNGVITLDLAEGDDVHREQLRISMDEPYRTLLGHFRHEIGHYFYYRLVGVSADYVQRFRALFGDADADYQAALDRHYQQGVPEGWEANFVSSYATMHPAEDWAETFAHYLHIRDTLDTAASFALAPAGGTFDRRVLGPSGFDTIIEMWLPLAWSLNMVNRSMGRDDLYPFVLPGPVLEKMRLIHEIVVAAGDAAA
- a CDS encoding circularly permuted type 2 ATP-grasp protein encodes the protein MIAQYRSARAQGALFEVGRRGSQAGYDEFLAPDGNVRPAWTDLADAIAQRGRPGLDRLLDRVRTLIDSDGITYMDPRRVAGSASGPDAPTHPVPWRLDGLPLLLDPADWSVLEVGLTQRATLLDAVLSDLYGPQELIRSGALPPQLLFAHPGYVRAAHGMALPGRHQLFLLGCDIGRTSVGDFRVNADWTQAPSGAGYAMADRRVVAHAAPDLYEKVAPRPTSSFAQALRLALIDVAPESVEDPTVVVLSPGIHSETSFDQAYLASVLGFPLVESADLVVRDGKLWMRSLGTLRRVDVVLRRVDAGYSDPLDLRADSRLGVVGLVEVLRRGAVTVVNSLGSGILENPGLARFLPELSYRLLEEPLALPGVQTWWGGIDAERSHLLANLGTLLVKSTVADEVYTGPLQSSETLETLRARIEAAPWRWVGQELPELSVAPTYLRPGALTAAPIGMRLFTVAQRGGYAPMIGGLGYVAASGYSGSTLNSLAAKDIWVQQPDRDQTERALTVAPLDLPAGRLAGADAVSSPRVLSDLFWLGRYGERAENLVRLLSVTRERFHEYRYRQFMEASECVPVLLKALGDITGTDTGSEDLGTQVWSLTVDKERVGSLAQSVERLGLAARAVRDQMSNDTWMVLGGMDRAIAAAAAEYDDSTRSGGNSTRADDTVLAATQTQVLAGLLALSGLAAESTVHDIGWTIMDIGKRIERGLGLTALLRSTLTAVRGRAAEQSVTESTLVACESSVMYRRRTRGKISLEAVADLLLFDAVNPRSLLYQVESLRTDLKSLPSASGTSRPERLVEDLVTQLRRIDPSDLDAAGEDGQRDTLAETLDNVHQALRELSTVVTRTHLSMPTGMQPLWGPDTTRRLP